The Coleofasciculus chthonoplastes PCC 7420 sequence GGTCTTGGCATTGTAACTTAGCTCGACCTGTAACCAATCCCGCCAATTCTTCGAGTAAATCTCGACAACAATTAGTATGGGCTGTACCTTTCGCCGCCATCTGCATGATTTCCCCACGAATTAATTCCACTCGGTCATCTTCGGTGAAAAATCCCAACTCTGCTAAACGGTGATAGTCCTCAAGTGTGAAGCGTTTGGCTGTTGTCGATGTCATAGGTATCGGTGGTCATATCGTCTAGCTACCAGATCCCCGACTTGTTCAAGAAGTCGGGGATCTAATTCGCTCCTGTCAAGCGTAACAAAGCCCCTCCAGAGAGAATGCTCACTTCCAGGTTAGCGATCGCGAACTGATCCGTTTACCTAAAACGCGGCTGGGAAAACAAAGCAACTCCAGCCAAATCAGTTTCAGGTAAAACGCCTGTCTGTATCGCGCAAATAGTCGAATTTTCTGCCATAAAAGCAATAATTGCAGTTTCAGCCGAACGGTGAATTCCCTGGTTAGCATGACTCTGGTGGTGTTGTCGGGTTAAACAGCCTTAGGTTTCAACCCAAGGAACTCAAAGCTCAAGTCAGAATCGAGCTGACTGGATAAGAGTTTTAGTCCATTTTAATGGACTTGAGCTTTTAGCCAAGAACTTGAGTTCTTGGCGGATGCTGGGGCTTTGTGACAAAGGTGTATTAACCCAAAACACCAACCGCCCCAGTCGATTCATGCGATAATGCACAGGATACGCGGTGGACTTGCACTCCCAATCATGACTTATGCTCAGACAACTTGGTTTTTGGATACTCTGGGTCAGCTTTCTCGCTTATGCCTTTCTGTTTGCGCCTCCCCAGCAACCCGATACCTTTGACCTGATTACCAATCTTTCCACAGGTAACTGGGATGGGATTAATCCCTTAATTATTGCCCTATTCAATATCATGGGTATACTACCGCTAGCATACGCCTGCTTTGTGTTTATTGATGGACGAGGGCAAAAAATCCCCGCGTGGCTGTTTGCTACCCTCTCTTTTGGTGTAGGGGCGTTTGCGTTACTCCCCTATCTCGCCTTACGTCAACCCAATCCTGAATTTCCTGGCTCAAAAAATATCTTCTTGAGTATTCTCGATTCCCGTTGGTTAGGTGTTGTTTTCACCCTCGGCACCTTAGTATTATTAGGATTTGGCATCCTCAACGGTGATTGGGCAAACTTTATCCAACAGTGGCAAACCAGCCGTTTTATCCATGTGATGAGCCTGGACTTTTGCCTATTGTGCTTGCTTTTCCCGGCACTGGTGGGTGATGATATGGCACGACGCGGCTTAAATAATCCCATCCTATTTTGGGCAGTTTCCCTGATACCGTTCATTGGGTCATTGGTTTATCTGTGTCTGCGTCCTCCTCTTCCTGACACCGAGGAAGTTATGGCAACTGCCTAAGGAAAGCAAAACCCTTGATATACCGTAGGGTGGGTTTCGGCTTCGCTCAACCCACCAGCATACCAGTCAATACCATTCATCTTAATTGACTTGAGCTACATCTGTTATAGCGACAGCAATAACTCAAAAATTGATAAACTTTAACCGATTCTCAGCAAAAACTAATTCAACCCCAGTTTAATACCCTCAGAGAAAGAATGCTGACAGCATAAATCGTCATTGAGTCACCCATGACCAATGACATAAGACAAATGACAACAACAAACACTATGACGTATCTAGAAACAACCGCAGAATTTTACAGTGAAGTCGCCCAAACCCCGGAAGTGGGGTTATGTTGTGTGCAAAGCAGTCCCCTGCAACTTCCCGGACTGAAAATTCCCCAGCAAATGCAGGAAATGAACTATGGTTGTGGGACAACCGTTCATCAGGCGGAACTGATAAACGAGCCAACGGTACTTTATGTAGGCGTGGGTGGCGGTTTAGAAGCCCTGCAATTTGCCTATTTTTCCCGGCGTCCTGGTCGTATCATTGCCGTTGATCCCGTCAAGGCGATGCGGGAAGCAGCGACTCGTAACTTAGAAAGCGCTGCTCAAGATAATCCTTGGTTTGACCCAAGTTTTATCGACATTCGTGACGGCGATGCCTTTAATCTCCCTGTACCCGATGCTTCGGTTGATGTTGTTGCTCAGAATTGTCTATTTAATATCTTTGAACCTGAAGATTTAACGAAAGCCTTACAAGAAGCCTATCGGGTGTTAAAAATTGGCGGACGCTTGATTATGAGTGATCCCATCGCTACCCGTCCGATTCCTGATCATTTACGCCAAGATGAACGGTTACGGGCAATGTGCTTATCAGGGGCGTTGACCTACAACGAGTATATCCAACATTTGGTTCATGTCGGGTTTGGTCAAGTGGAAATCCGGGCGCGGCGTCCTTATCGATTGTTGGATTGTCAAAGTTATCAATTAGATGAACCTTTGCTGTTAGAAAGTTTAGATTCTGTGGCATTCAAAGTGCCAATTCCGGAAGATGGCGCTTGTATTTTTACCGGGAAAA is a genomic window containing:
- the arsM gene encoding arsenosugar biosynthesis arsenite methyltransferase ArsM; this translates as MTYLETTAEFYSEVAQTPEVGLCCVQSSPLQLPGLKIPQQMQEMNYGCGTTVHQAELINEPTVLYVGVGGGLEALQFAYFSRRPGRIIAVDPVKAMREAATRNLESAAQDNPWFDPSFIDIRDGDAFNLPVPDASVDVVAQNCLFNIFEPEDLTKALQEAYRVLKIGGRLIMSDPIATRPIPDHLRQDERLRAMCLSGALTYNEYIQHLVHVGFGQVEIRARRPYRLLDCQSYQLDEPLLLESLDSVAFKVPIPEDGACIFTGKTAIYSGSQEVFDDNAGHVLQKGLPASVCDKTAANLGTSKDILITDSTWHYTGGGCC